Proteins encoded together in one Variovorax paradoxus EPS window:
- a CDS encoding DUF3305 domain-containing protein: MPSSETPAISASGRPTLDVAVVMRRERLHGPSSHWQPWRWTLDSVMPDEPGFGTEPRLLHDDEGEQRWLHPGFKVELFRDEAEGYHLNATTPTPCWFVLWRMDEEATLGPEPIPRPVVVTLSYYEAGRWLDAQETVEQVPAPTEVIDWARAFVDEHYVIEPKRRRRPESFRSLVDRFGNAASVTTEKKRGRGAGDV; encoded by the coding sequence ATGCCCTCCTCGGAAACCCCTGCGATCTCCGCCTCCGGCCGCCCGACGCTCGATGTCGCGGTCGTCATGCGCCGCGAGCGGCTGCATGGCCCGTCCAGCCACTGGCAACCCTGGCGTTGGACGCTCGACAGCGTGATGCCCGACGAGCCCGGTTTCGGCACCGAGCCGCGCTTGCTGCACGACGACGAAGGCGAGCAACGCTGGTTGCATCCGGGCTTCAAGGTCGAACTGTTCCGCGACGAGGCCGAGGGCTACCACCTCAACGCGACCACGCCGACACCCTGCTGGTTCGTGCTCTGGCGCATGGACGAAGAGGCGACGCTCGGACCCGAGCCGATTCCGCGTCCGGTCGTGGTGACGCTCAGCTACTACGAGGCCGGGCGCTGGCTCGACGCGCAGGAAACCGTCGAGCAGGTGCCGGCGCCTACGGAAGTGATCGACTGGGCACGCGCTTTCGTGGACGAGCACTACGTGATCGAGCCGAAGCGACGTCGTCGGCCCGAGAGTTTCCGGTCGCTGGTCGATCGTTTCGGCAACGCCGCGAGCGTGACGACCGAGAAGAAGCGCGGGCGGGGAGCCGGGGATGTCTGA
- a CDS encoding DUF3306 domain-containing protein, whose amino-acid sequence MSEGFLGRWSRRKQEVREAEASVEAKTAPELVSAPMPMPATETSPLPQALPPHAPPALEKEPANELEKAPPLTLVDVEGLGIESDYKPFLAKEVAPEVKNAAFRKLFSDPHFNVMDGLDTYVDDYSKPTPMPDSVLRQMASAKFLKLFDEEPERIPPETPKAMGAEDVAQSNDSGDLPSPPVADAQPASQENDDHHADLRLQPDDAARAEDTRRGTG is encoded by the coding sequence ATGTCTGAGGGTTTTCTCGGACGGTGGTCACGACGCAAGCAAGAGGTGCGGGAGGCCGAAGCATCAGTCGAAGCGAAGACGGCGCCGGAGTTGGTGTCTGCGCCGATGCCGATGCCAGCGACGGAGACTTCCCCTTTGCCGCAGGCTTTGCCCCCGCATGCGCCCCCTGCCTTGGAGAAAGAGCCGGCGAACGAACTGGAGAAGGCGCCACCGCTGACGCTCGTGGATGTGGAAGGGCTGGGCATCGAGTCGGACTACAAGCCCTTCCTGGCCAAGGAGGTCGCGCCCGAGGTCAAGAACGCGGCCTTCCGCAAGCTCTTCTCCGATCCGCATTTCAATGTGATGGACGGTCTCGACACCTACGTCGACGACTATTCCAAGCCCACGCCGATGCCCGACAGCGTGTTGCGCCAGATGGCGAGCGCCAAATTCCTGAAGCTCTTCGACGAGGAGCCCGAGCGCATTCCCCCTGAAACCCCCAAAGCCATGGGGGCGGAGGACGTGGCACAGTCCAACGATTCCGGAGATCTTCCCAGCCCGCCGGTTGCCGATGCGCAACCAGCCAGCCAAGAAAACGATGACCACCACGCTGATCTGCGACTGCAACCAGACGATGCCGCTCGAGCCGAAGACACTCGGCGCGGCACTGGCTGA
- a CDS encoding 4Fe-4S dicluster domain-containing protein: protein MPLEPKTLGAALAESLPLHSALCRREAASFQRAIQSGDEVVVACTQEKRLFGELATQTPAATSSIRFVNIRETGGWSRDAKSAMPKIAALLAAASLPEPEPVSTVSYNSQGRLLIIGPLDEAERAAALVGDTLDVTLMAQGPGAFGGTQERRWPVIAGRIDSLAGWLGAFKLRWTRDNAIDLDLCTRCNACIAACPEQAIGLDYQIDNARCTSHRDCERACSVAGAINFAREPQVLDAAFDLVLDLGASPRIDWHAPPQGYFHLPGGVAHAEGLQTLLRLRELVGEFEKPKFFDYKQSLCAHSRNEVVGCNACVEVCSAHAIASDKQRQRIVVNPNLCVGCGACTTVCPTGALGYTYPRAPDQGLKLRELLTTYAAAGGRDAALLLHSQEGGQALVEQLGRQAQLGKAQGVPARVIPVGLFHAASTGIDLWLSAIAFGASQVIVLCTREEAPQYLAALKKQMEIAQALLLGLGYTGTHFRVIEADSTAVLDAALAGLRTTTQQVPATPARFAIGAVKRDRLEMALDHLMGAAPALQAPADAPLAFGLPPGSPLGAIAVDKEKCTLCLACVSACPSGALLDSQTAPQLRFIEKNCVQCGLCEITCPEDAVSLVPRLLASPERKQQVLLNEAKPWACIRCSKPFGTQKAIEAMLGKLAGHAMFQGEALERLKMCSDCRVIDLYSATNEVKIAPL from the coding sequence ATGCCGCTCGAGCCGAAGACACTCGGCGCGGCACTGGCTGAATCCCTTCCCCTGCATTCGGCGCTCTGCCGCCGCGAAGCCGCTTCCTTCCAGCGCGCCATCCAGTCCGGAGACGAAGTGGTTGTCGCCTGTACCCAGGAAAAGCGGCTGTTCGGCGAACTCGCCACGCAGACGCCCGCTGCGACTTCTTCGATCCGCTTCGTCAACATCCGCGAGACAGGCGGATGGAGCCGCGACGCGAAAAGCGCGATGCCCAAGATCGCAGCGCTCCTGGCCGCGGCCAGCCTGCCCGAGCCCGAACCGGTCTCGACCGTGAGCTACAACAGCCAGGGCCGGCTGCTGATCATCGGGCCCCTCGACGAGGCCGAGCGCGCTGCGGCCTTGGTCGGCGACACGCTCGACGTGACCCTGATGGCGCAGGGTCCGGGCGCATTCGGCGGCACACAGGAGCGCCGCTGGCCGGTGATCGCGGGCCGCATCGATTCGCTCGCAGGCTGGCTGGGCGCCTTCAAGCTCCGCTGGACGCGCGACAACGCGATCGACCTCGACCTGTGCACGCGCTGCAATGCCTGCATCGCAGCCTGCCCCGAACAGGCGATCGGCCTGGACTACCAGATCGACAACGCCCGCTGCACGTCGCACCGCGATTGCGAGCGCGCCTGCAGCGTGGCCGGTGCGATCAATTTCGCGCGCGAGCCTCAGGTGCTCGACGCGGCGTTCGACCTGGTGCTCGATCTCGGCGCCTCGCCGCGCATCGATTGGCATGCGCCGCCCCAGGGCTACTTCCACTTGCCGGGCGGCGTCGCGCATGCCGAGGGCCTCCAGACGCTGCTGCGCCTGCGCGAGCTGGTCGGGGAGTTCGAAAAGCCCAAGTTCTTCGACTACAAGCAGAGCCTCTGCGCGCACAGCCGCAACGAGGTGGTCGGCTGCAATGCCTGCGTCGAGGTGTGTTCGGCCCATGCCATTGCCAGCGACAAGCAGCGCCAGCGCATCGTGGTCAATCCGAACCTGTGCGTCGGCTGCGGCGCGTGCACGACGGTCTGCCCGACAGGCGCGCTGGGCTACACCTACCCCCGTGCTCCCGATCAAGGACTCAAGCTGCGCGAGCTGCTCACCACCTATGCCGCAGCGGGCGGCCGCGATGCCGCGCTGCTTCTGCACAGCCAGGAAGGCGGCCAGGCGCTGGTCGAGCAACTCGGACGGCAGGCGCAACTGGGCAAGGCGCAAGGCGTGCCGGCCCGGGTCATTCCGGTGGGCCTCTTTCACGCGGCGAGCACCGGCATCGATCTGTGGCTCAGCGCGATCGCCTTCGGTGCTTCGCAGGTGATCGTGCTTTGTACCCGCGAGGAAGCGCCGCAGTACCTGGCAGCGCTCAAGAAGCAGATGGAGATCGCCCAGGCATTGCTGCTGGGGCTGGGCTACACCGGAACGCACTTCCGCGTGATCGAGGCCGATTCGACGGCGGTGCTGGATGCCGCGCTGGCCGGCTTGCGCACGACGACACAGCAAGTGCCCGCAACCCCGGCCCGTTTCGCAATCGGCGCGGTCAAGCGCGACAGGCTCGAGATGGCGCTCGACCATTTGATGGGTGCGGCCCCTGCCCTGCAGGCGCCTGCCGATGCGCCATTGGCTTTCGGCCTGCCTCCAGGCTCCCCCCTCGGTGCCATCGCAGTCGACAAGGAAAAGTGCACGCTGTGCCTGGCCTGCGTCAGCGCCTGCCCGTCCGGCGCGCTGCTGGACAGCCAGACCGCGCCGCAGTTGCGCTTCATCGAGAAGAACTGCGTTCAATGCGGCTTGTGCGAGATCACCTGCCCAGAAGATGCCGTTTCGCTCGTGCCACGCCTGCTGGCTTCGCCCGAACGCAAGCAGCAGGTGCTTCTCAACGAGGCAAAGCCCTGGGCATGCATCCGCTGCAGCAAGCCCTTCGGCACGCAGAAGGCGATCGAAGCCATGCTCGGCAAGCTGGCGGGTCATGCGATGTTCCAGGGGGAAGCGCTGGAGCGCCTCAAGATGTGCAGCGACTGCCGGGTCATCGACCTCTACAGTGCCACCAACGAAGTGAAGATCGCCCCGCTATGA
- a CDS encoding TorD/DmsD family molecular chaperone, with product MSETFPASSALDEEVARAELYGLLARLWYAAPDAGLLEAFQVAPTEAPAAGAFLEEPWRQLVGIARDTSAAAAHDEYDALFGGIGKPDIFLFGSHYLSGFLNDKPLVQLRHDLDRLGLARTEATYETEDHIACLFEVMRYLIAGDDVAVANLTQQQAIFSKHIQPFLPALCDAVAQHSKARFYAALAVFTRAFGEVEAQAFDMMA from the coding sequence ATGAGTGAGACCTTTCCCGCGTCCTCCGCGCTCGACGAGGAAGTGGCACGCGCCGAGCTCTACGGCCTGCTGGCGCGCCTTTGGTACGCGGCACCCGATGCCGGGCTGCTGGAGGCTTTCCAGGTTGCGCCGACCGAGGCTCCGGCCGCGGGCGCCTTTCTGGAGGAGCCGTGGCGCCAACTGGTCGGCATCGCGCGCGACACCAGCGCGGCCGCCGCGCACGACGAGTACGACGCGCTCTTCGGCGGCATCGGCAAGCCCGATATCTTCCTTTTCGGCTCGCACTACCTGAGCGGCTTTCTCAACGACAAGCCGCTCGTGCAACTGCGTCACGACCTCGACCGGCTGGGTCTTGCGCGCACCGAGGCCACCTATGAAACCGAGGACCACATCGCCTGCCTGTTCGAGGTGATGCGCTACCTGATCGCCGGCGACGACGTGGCCGTCGCCAACCTTACACAACAACAGGCTATTTTCTCGAAGCACATCCAGCCCTTCTTGCCCGCGTTGTGCGACGCTGTCGCCCAGCATTCCAAAGCCCGGTTCTATGCAGCACTCGCGGTCTTCACGCGCGCGTTCGGCGAGGTCGAGGCACAGGCTTTCGACATGATGGCCTGA
- a CDS encoding formate dehydrogenase subunit alpha, whose product MLLTRKSPGSASQRDSDPSTATSPFVHSLRRGLANALPTMDRRAFLRRSGLGVGVGLAASQLTLIQKARAADGRPVAIGAGKIEVKRTVCSHCSVGCASDAVVENGVWVRQEPVFDSPINLGAHCAKGAALREHGHGEYRLRYPMKLVNGKYERISWDTALDEITAKLKELTKASGPDAIYWIGSSKHSNEQSYLLRKFVSFFGSNNCDHQARICHSTTVAGVANTWGYGAMTNSYNDMRNAKVAMYIGSNAAEAHPVSMLHMLHAKENGCKMIVVDPRFTRTAAKAHEYVRIRSGSDIAFLFGILHHIFKNGWEDKRYINDRVYGMDEVRADVMSKWTPDKVEEACGVSEAQVLKVATMLNENRPGTVVWCMGQTQHTIGNAIVRASCILQLALGNVGKSGGGTNIFRGHDNVQGATDVGPNPDSLPGYYGLVEGSWKHFAATWGVDFEWIKGRFASPAMMSKPGITVSRWIDGVLEKNELIDQDSNLRGVFYWGHAPNSQTRGLEMKRAMDKLDLLVVVDPYPSATAAMAAMPGRPEDMNANRAVYLLPACTQFETSGSVTASNRSIQWREKVIEPLWESRSDHMIMQQFADRLGFGKELSKNYKMQKVKGMDEPVPDDILREINKSCWAVGYTGQSPERLQAHMRNMAAFDVRTLKAKGSVKDKVNGYDMTGDYFGLPWPCYGTPELKHPGSPNLYDPSKHVMDGGGNFRANFGVERSGKNLLAEDGSHSLGADITTGYPELDHLLLKKLGWWDELTDAEKPKAEGKNWKTDSSGGMIRVFMKNHGCHPFGNAKARAVVWNFPDGIPQHREPLYGTRPDLAVKYPTHDDKMAFWRMPTLYKSVQQKNIADKIAEKFPYIMTSGRLVEYEGGGEETRSNPWLAELQQEMFVEINPKVAAEKNIRNGERAWVHTPTGAKLNVQALVTERVGPDTVFMPFHFSGHWQGADMLAYYPKGAAPIVRGEAINTGTTYGYDSVTMMQETKTTVCNIEKA is encoded by the coding sequence GTGCTTCTGACAAGAAAATCCCCGGGCAGCGCGAGTCAACGCGACTCCGACCCGTCCACCGCCACTTCACCCTTCGTCCACAGCCTGCGGCGCGGCCTTGCGAATGCACTGCCGACGATGGACCGGCGTGCCTTCCTGCGGCGCTCCGGTCTCGGTGTCGGTGTAGGCCTCGCCGCCAGCCAGCTCACCCTGATCCAGAAGGCTCGCGCGGCCGACGGCAGACCCGTCGCCATCGGCGCCGGCAAGATCGAGGTGAAGCGCACCGTGTGTTCGCACTGCTCGGTGGGCTGCGCCTCCGATGCGGTGGTCGAGAACGGTGTGTGGGTGCGGCAAGAGCCGGTGTTCGACTCCCCCATCAACCTCGGCGCCCACTGCGCCAAGGGCGCCGCGCTGCGCGAACACGGCCATGGCGAATACCGCCTTCGCTATCCGATGAAGCTCGTGAACGGCAAGTACGAGCGAATCAGCTGGGACACTGCGCTCGACGAAATCACCGCCAAGCTCAAGGAGCTCACCAAGGCCAGCGGTCCCGATGCGATCTACTGGATCGGCTCGAGCAAGCACAGCAATGAGCAGTCGTACCTGCTGCGCAAGTTCGTGAGCTTCTTCGGCAGTAACAACTGCGACCACCAGGCGCGCATCTGCCACTCGACCACGGTCGCGGGCGTGGCGAACACATGGGGCTACGGCGCCATGACCAATTCGTACAACGACATGCGCAATGCGAAGGTCGCGATGTACATCGGCTCCAACGCCGCCGAAGCGCACCCGGTGAGCATGCTGCACATGCTGCATGCGAAGGAAAACGGCTGCAAGATGATCGTGGTCGACCCGCGCTTCACCCGCACGGCGGCCAAGGCCCACGAGTACGTGCGCATCCGCTCGGGCTCGGACATCGCGTTTCTGTTCGGCATCCTGCACCACATCTTCAAGAACGGCTGGGAAGACAAGCGCTACATCAACGACCGTGTCTACGGCATGGACGAAGTGCGCGCGGACGTGATGAGCAAGTGGACGCCCGACAAGGTCGAAGAGGCCTGCGGCGTCAGCGAGGCCCAGGTGCTGAAGGTCGCCACGATGCTCAACGAGAACCGGCCGGGCACCGTGGTCTGGTGCATGGGCCAGACGCAGCACACCATCGGCAACGCGATCGTGCGGGCTTCCTGCATCCTGCAACTGGCGCTCGGCAACGTCGGCAAGTCGGGCGGCGGCACCAACATCTTCCGCGGCCACGACAACGTGCAAGGCGCGACCGACGTCGGCCCCAACCCCGATTCGCTGCCCGGCTACTACGGCCTCGTCGAAGGTTCTTGGAAGCACTTCGCCGCCACCTGGGGCGTGGACTTCGAATGGATCAAGGGCCGCTTCGCATCGCCCGCGATGATGAGCAAGCCCGGCATCACGGTTTCGCGCTGGATCGACGGCGTGCTCGAGAAGAACGAGCTGATCGACCAGGACTCGAACCTGCGCGGCGTCTTCTACTGGGGCCACGCGCCCAACTCGCAGACGCGCGGTCTCGAGATGAAGCGGGCCATGGACAAGCTGGATCTGCTGGTCGTGGTCGACCCCTACCCTTCGGCCACCGCCGCCATGGCCGCCATGCCGGGGCGCCCCGAGGACATGAACGCGAATCGCGCGGTCTACCTGCTGCCGGCCTGCACGCAGTTCGAGACCAGCGGGTCGGTGACGGCCTCGAACCGGTCGATCCAATGGCGCGAGAAGGTCATCGAGCCGCTGTGGGAGAGCCGCAGCGACCACATGATCATGCAGCAGTTCGCCGACCGCCTGGGCTTCGGCAAGGAGCTCAGCAAGAACTACAAGATGCAGAAGGTCAAGGGCATGGACGAGCCCGTGCCCGACGACATCCTGCGCGAGATCAACAAGTCGTGCTGGGCCGTCGGCTACACCGGCCAGAGCCCGGAGCGGCTGCAGGCGCACATGCGCAACATGGCCGCCTTCGACGTGCGCACGCTCAAGGCCAAGGGCTCGGTGAAGGACAAGGTCAACGGCTACGACATGACGGGCGATTACTTCGGGTTGCCCTGGCCCTGCTACGGCACACCCGAGCTCAAGCACCCGGGCTCGCCGAATCTCTACGACCCCTCCAAGCACGTGATGGACGGCGGCGGCAACTTCCGCGCGAACTTCGGTGTCGAGCGCAGCGGCAAGAACCTGCTGGCCGAGGACGGCTCGCATTCGCTGGGCGCCGACATCACCACCGGCTACCCCGAGCTCGACCACCTGCTGCTCAAGAAGCTCGGCTGGTGGGACGAACTGACCGATGCCGAGAAGCCCAAGGCCGAAGGCAAGAACTGGAAGACCGACAGCTCGGGCGGCATGATCCGCGTGTTCATGAAGAACCATGGCTGCCACCCGTTCGGCAATGCCAAGGCGCGGGCCGTGGTGTGGAATTTTCCGGATGGCATTCCGCAGCACCGCGAACCGCTCTACGGCACGCGGCCCGACCTGGCCGTGAAGTATCCGACGCACGACGACAAGATGGCCTTCTGGCGCATGCCCACGCTCTACAAGAGCGTCCAGCAGAAGAACATCGCCGACAAGATCGCCGAGAAATTCCCGTACATCATGACCTCGGGCCGCCTCGTGGAGTACGAGGGCGGGGGCGAAGAAACGCGCTCCAATCCCTGGCTCGCCGAGCTGCAGCAGGAGATGTTCGTCGAGATCAATCCGAAGGTGGCGGCCGAGAAGAACATCCGCAACGGCGAGCGCGCCTGGGTACACACGCCCACCGGCGCCAAGCTCAACGTGCAGGCCCTGGTCACCGAGCGCGTCGGACCCGACACCGTGTTCATGCCCTTCCACTTCTCGGGCCACTGGCAGGGGGCGGACATGCTCGCCTACTACCCGAAGGGCGCGGCGCCCATCGTGCGCGGCGAGGCGATCAACACCGGCACCACCTACGGCTACGACAGCGTCACCATGATGCAAGAGACCAAGACCACGGTCTGCAACATCGAGAAGGCATAA
- the fdh3B gene encoding formate dehydrogenase FDH3 subunit beta: protein MARMKFVCDSERCIECNGCVTACKNENEVPWGVNRRRVVTLNDGLPGEKSISVACMHCSDAPCMAVCPVQCFYRTDEGVVLHDKDVCIGCGYCSYACPFGAPQFPSQGTFGARGKMDKCTFCAGGPEANGSEAEFEKYGRNRLAEGKLPACAEMCSTKALLAGDGDVVADIFRTRVVHRGTGAEVWGWGTAYGSQQAGTPPTGDKK from the coding sequence ATGGCAAGAATGAAGTTCGTCTGCGATTCCGAACGCTGCATCGAGTGCAACGGCTGTGTCACGGCCTGCAAGAACGAGAACGAGGTGCCATGGGGCGTGAACCGGCGCCGCGTGGTCACGCTCAACGACGGCCTGCCGGGCGAGAAGTCGATCTCGGTGGCCTGCATGCATTGCTCCGACGCGCCCTGCATGGCGGTGTGCCCGGTGCAGTGCTTCTATCGCACCGACGAAGGCGTGGTGCTGCACGACAAGGACGTGTGCATCGGCTGCGGCTACTGCTCGTACGCCTGCCCGTTCGGCGCACCGCAGTTCCCGTCGCAGGGCACCTTCGGCGCGCGCGGCAAGATGGACAAGTGCACCTTCTGCGCCGGCGGCCCCGAGGCCAACGGCTCCGAAGCCGAATTCGAGAAGTACGGCCGCAACCGCCTGGCCGAAGGCAAGCTGCCGGCTTGCGCCGAGATGTGCTCGACCAAGGCACTGTTGGCCGGCGACGGCGACGTGGTGGCCGACATCTTCCGCACCCGCGTCGTGCATCGCGGCACCGGCGCGGAAGTCTGGGGCTGGGGCACGGCCTACGGTTCGCAGCAGGCAGGCACGCCGCCCACCGGAGACAAGAAGTGA
- a CDS encoding formate dehydrogenase subunit gamma, translating into MSVVTLRTRQAFNALLATALLGCAAGALAQAGNPATGGVDAAAPAPSSSSPAAAPAATTAAPAPQAAGGIRSQNIFDVKLEASADPHYLNQTNGERNKVQPGNNAPMWRQVSGGVTGYSSLPLSEAPEAGNLIQGFVQYPGSRFTNAGEAWRQVRNNWIIPYGAALLFVTLLALAIFYFTRGPIRLHGTETGRKIERFTPFERATHWSNAIAFVTLALSGIVMAFGKFFLLPVLGSALFGYLAYVLKTVHNFVGPLFVVTTLFMIFTFIRSNWPGKEDFTWLRHGGGLFGGKEPASHRFNAGEKLVFWGGVLFLGSIVIASGLFLDKLLPGFVYTRGEMQVAHMVHAVATLFMMAMIMGHIYIGTLGMTGAYKAMREGYVDETWAREHHRLWYDDIEAGKIPAQRSSPPEAPPEPARPATAQGTSA; encoded by the coding sequence ATGAGCGTCGTCACCCTTCGCACCAGGCAAGCCTTCAATGCGCTGTTGGCAACCGCGCTGCTGGGCTGCGCGGCGGGCGCGTTGGCCCAGGCCGGCAACCCGGCAACGGGCGGCGTAGACGCCGCAGCGCCAGCCCCCTCTTCTTCCTCCCCCGCGGCTGCGCCTGCTGCCACGACAGCCGCACCGGCTCCGCAAGCCGCGGGCGGCATCCGCAGCCAGAACATCTTCGACGTGAAGCTCGAGGCCAGCGCCGACCCGCACTACCTCAACCAGACCAACGGCGAGCGCAACAAGGTCCAGCCCGGCAACAACGCGCCGATGTGGCGCCAGGTGAGCGGCGGCGTCACCGGCTACAGCAGCCTGCCCTTGAGCGAGGCGCCCGAGGCCGGCAACCTGATCCAGGGCTTCGTGCAGTACCCGGGCTCGCGCTTCACCAATGCCGGCGAGGCGTGGCGCCAGGTGCGCAACAACTGGATCATTCCGTACGGTGCGGCGTTGCTCTTTGTCACCTTGCTGGCGCTGGCGATCTTCTATTTCACGCGCGGACCGATCCGCCTGCACGGCACCGAGACCGGCCGCAAGATCGAGCGCTTCACGCCCTTCGAGCGCGCCACGCACTGGTCGAACGCCATCGCCTTCGTCACGCTCGCGCTCTCGGGCATCGTGATGGCCTTCGGCAAGTTCTTCCTGCTGCCGGTGCTGGGCAGCGCGCTCTTCGGCTACCTGGCCTACGTGCTCAAGACCGTGCACAACTTCGTCGGGCCGCTGTTCGTGGTGACCACGCTGTTCATGATCTTCACCTTCATCCGCAGCAACTGGCCGGGCAAGGAAGACTTCACCTGGCTGCGGCACGGCGGCGGCCTCTTCGGCGGCAAGGAGCCGGCGTCGCACCGCTTCAATGCCGGCGAGAAGCTGGTGTTCTGGGGCGGCGTGCTGTTTCTCGGCAGCATCGTCATCGCCTCGGGGCTGTTCCTGGACAAGCTCCTGCCCGGCTTCGTCTACACGCGCGGCGAGATGCAGGTCGCGCACATGGTGCATGCCGTGGCCACGCTCTTCATGATGGCGATGATCATGGGCCACATCTACATCGGCACGCTCGGCATGACGGGCGCCTACAAGGCGATGCGCGAAGGCTACGTCGACGAAACCTGGGCCCGCGAGCATCACCGGCTCTGGTACGACGACATCGAGGCGGGCAAGATCCCGGCACAGCGCTCGTCGCCGCCCGAGGCACCACCCGAGCCCGCACGGCCGGCGACCGCGCAAGGAACCTCCGCATGA
- the glp gene encoding gephyrin-like molybdotransferase Glp gives MPTPERTVSTDVRMRGFSQRAEVPAALAWIDAHAALLPGESVAVDEATGRVLLHEVIAPIAVPEFDRAAMDGYALRGGETTGAGEYNPLEFPVVGHAWPGRPFEGEVPAGAAIRIMTGAPVPSGLDAVVPAEYASEQDGRLAITRAVAPGQHVGHIGEDIARGSTALAAGRRLRPQDAGLAASLGLAQLQVLRQPRVRLLVTGNEVRAPGTPKGPFEIYDANSVTLRGLVARDGGLLESHQRLGDDPEVIAEALAAPGADVVLVSGGSSVGAEDHAPRLLAERGELAIHGIAMRPSSPAGMGRIGDTLVFLLPGNPVSCLCAYDFFAGRAIRLLGGRPADWPYPRTRATVARKIVSQVGRVDYVRVKIGPEGVEPLALSGASVLSSTTRADGFVVAPAESEGFGAGTEVTVYLYECP, from the coding sequence ATGCCCACACCCGAACGAACTGTCTCGACCGATGTGCGTATGCGCGGCTTCAGCCAGCGCGCCGAGGTTCCCGCCGCCCTCGCGTGGATCGATGCCCATGCGGCGCTGCTGCCCGGCGAATCCGTGGCGGTCGACGAGGCCACGGGACGGGTGCTCCTTCATGAGGTGATCGCGCCCATCGCGGTGCCCGAGTTCGATCGCGCGGCCATGGACGGCTATGCGCTGCGCGGCGGCGAGACCACCGGTGCCGGCGAATACAACCCGCTGGAATTCCCGGTCGTGGGCCATGCCTGGCCGGGCCGGCCCTTCGAAGGCGAAGTGCCCGCGGGCGCCGCCATTCGCATCATGACCGGGGCGCCGGTGCCATCGGGATTGGACGCGGTGGTGCCCGCCGAATACGCAAGCGAGCAGGACGGCCGGCTTGCCATCACGCGCGCCGTCGCTCCGGGCCAGCATGTGGGCCACATCGGCGAAGACATTGCGCGCGGCAGCACGGCCCTCGCCGCAGGCCGCCGGCTTCGCCCGCAGGATGCGGGACTGGCGGCTTCGCTCGGCCTCGCGCAACTGCAGGTGTTGCGCCAGCCGCGCGTGCGGCTGCTCGTCACCGGCAACGAAGTGCGGGCGCCCGGCACGCCCAAGGGACCCTTCGAGATCTACGACGCCAACTCCGTGACCTTGCGCGGCCTGGTCGCGCGCGACGGCGGGCTGCTCGAATCTCATCAGCGCCTGGGCGACGACCCCGAGGTCATCGCGGAGGCGCTCGCGGCGCCCGGCGCCGACGTGGTGCTCGTCTCCGGCGGCTCCAGCGTGGGCGCCGAGGACCATGCGCCGCGCCTCTTGGCCGAACGGGGCGAGCTGGCCATCCACGGCATCGCGATGCGGCCTTCCAGCCCGGCCGGCATGGGCCGCATCGGCGACACGCTGGTCTTCCTGTTGCCGGGCAATCCGGTCTCCTGCCTCTGCGCCTACGACTTCTTCGCGGGCCGCGCGATCCGCCTGCTCGGCGGCCGGCCCGCCGACTGGCCCTATCCCCGCACGCGTGCGACCGTCGCGCGCAAGATCGTCTCGCAAGTCGGACGCGTCGACTACGTGCGCGTGAAGATCGGCCCCGAAGGCGTGGAGCCGCTCGCGCTCTCGGGTGCGTCCGTGCTGAGTTCGACCACGCGGGCCGACGGCTTCGTGGTGGCCCCCGCCGAAAGCGAAGGCTTCGGGGCGGGAAC